Below is a window of Mycobacterium dioxanotrophicus DNA.
CATCTCGGTGACCGCCTGCTCCCACTCCTCGGCGGCCGCGGGCAGGTCGGCCAGCGGCACCTCGATGTCGAGCACGTCCTCGACGCGGCGCAGCAACGCCACGGTGGCCTTGGGGTTGGGTGGCTGCGACACGTAGTGCGGCACGGCCGCCCAGAACGTCACCGCCGGGATACCGGCCTGCACACACGCGTCCTGGAACACCCCGGCAATGCCGGTCGGGCCCTCGTAGCGGGTTTCCTCCAGCCCGAAGAACTTGGCCGACTCCGACGAGTACGCGGCACCCGACACCGGCACCGGGCGGGTGTGAGGCGTATCGGCCAGCAACGCACCGAGGATCACCACGGTCTGCACGTTGAGCTTGTCGGCGATGGCCAACAGCTCGGCGCAGAAAGTGCGCCACCGCATGTTCGGCTCGACACCGTGCATGAGCACCACGTCGCGCTCGCTGCCCGGTGGTCGGCAGTGCGAGATGCGCATCGACGGCCACACCAGCTCCCGCGTCACGCCGTCGATCTGCCGGATCACGGGTCGGTTCACCTGGTAGTCGTAGTAGGCCTCGTCGTCGATCTCGACGATCGGTTCGGCTTCCCAGATCGCATCGAGGTGGTCCAGCGCGTCGCTGGCCGCGTCACCGGCGTCGTTCCATCCTTCGAACGCCGCAACGACGATGGCGTTCTGCAATTCGGGCAGGTCGGACGGCCTACCTCCGCTCGGATACGACGGTGTCACACTGCCAGCGTAAGCCCTGCGTGGGGGCGATGAGCGCCTTGTCGCCACGGGTCATTTCGCGCCGCTGAGCCAGTCGCGCCAACAAGCGGGTTGCATAGACCAACTACCCTGTTGATGTGAATGCTGGTGACCGTCGCGCCTCCGACACCGATCGGCTCGACACCGTGTCGCCGTGTGTGGTGGGCAACGGTGCCGACGATACGAAATACGTGCGGCTGCAATCTGGTTAGGCCCGGTGACGACGACATTGCCGACAAGATCCGCAAGGTGCCGCTCAAAAGCGCGTGACGCCAAGCGGGTCGGGTCGATCGCGACGACGCGTTGGGCGTCCACACGTCTGTCTGATGACGACGTAGACTCTTCTGGTCGAGAGGCGTTGCAACGGTTCCGGGTTTCTGCCCGTATCCGCCACGCTCGGCAGAGTCAAGGACGCCTTCCGTTACGGAAGGAGAGTATGTGAACGCCTCTGGGTTGAATGTTCCCGCGTCGGACACCCTTACCCCGAACGTCCGCCCGGACTGCACCGAGGAGCTGACGGCAACACTCCGCAGCCGGATCATGGTCATCGACGGCGCGATGGGCACAGCTATCCAGCGGGACCGCCCGGACGAGGCCGGCTACCGCGGCGAGCGGTTCAAGGACTGGCCGAGCCCGGTTCAAGGCAACAACGACCTGCTGAACCTGACGCAGCCGCAGATCATCGAAGGCATCCACCGCGAGTACCTGGAAGCGGGCGCCGACATCCTGGAGACCAACACGTTCAACGCGAACGCGGTCTCGCTCTCCGACTACGACATGCAGGAGCTGAGCTACGAGCTCAACTACGCCGGCGCGGCCCTGGCCCGCAAAGCCTGCGACGAGTTCAGCACCAACGACAAACCGCGCTACGTCGCCGGAGCGCTGGGGCCGACGACCCGCACCGCGTCGATCTCGCCGGACGTCAACGATCCGGGAGCCCGCAACGTCTCCTACGACCAGCTGGTCGCTGCCTACCTCGAAGCTGCCAACGGCCTCGTCGACGGTGGTGCCGACATCCTCATCGTCGAGACGATCTTCGACACACTCAACGCCAAGGCCGCGGTGTTCGCCATCGAGACGCTGTTCGAGGACCGCGGCCGCCGCTGGCCGGTGATCCTCTCGGGCACCATCACCGACGCCTCCGGGCGGACGTTGTCCGGTCAGGTCACCGAAGCATTCTGGAACTCGATCCGGCACGCCAAGCCGCTCGCGGTCGGCCTCAACTGCGCCCTGGGCGCGCCGGAGATGCGGCCCTATATCGCCGAGATGTCGCGCATCGCCGACACCTTCGTGTCCTGCTACCCGAACGCCGGCCTGCCCAACGCCTTCGGCGAGTACGACGAGTCCCCGAAGCGCCAGGCGGGTTATGTCGCCGACTTCGCCGGGGCCGGTCTGGTCAACCTGGTCGGTGGGTGCTGCGGAACGACGCCGGCGCACATCGCGGAGATCGCCAAGGTCGTCGACGGTGTGCCGCCGCGCGAGGTGCCGCAGATCGAGATCGCCACCCGGCTCGCGGGCCTGGAGCCGCTCAACATCACCGAGGACTCCCTGTTCGTCAACATCGGTGAGCGCACCAACATCACCGGCTCCGCCCGGTTCCGCAACCTCATCAAGGCCGAGGACTACGACACCGCCCTGTCGGTGGCCCTGCAGCAGGTCGAGGTCGGTGCGCAGGTCATCGACATCAACATGGACGAGGGCATGATCGACGGCGTCGCCGCGATGGACCGCTTCACCAAGCTGATCGCGGCCGAGCCCGACATCAGCCGGGTTCCGGTGATGATCGACTCCTCCAAGTTCGAGGTCATCGAGGCGGGCCTGAAGAACGTGCAGGGCAAGCCGATCGTCAACTCGATCTCCATGAAGGAGGGCGAGGAGAAGTTCATCCGCGAGGCCCGGTTGTGCCGCAAGTACGGCGCCGCCGTCGTCGTGATGGCCTTCG
It encodes the following:
- a CDS encoding PAC2 family protein, whose amino-acid sequence is MTPSYPSGGRPSDLPELQNAIVVAAFEGWNDAGDAASDALDHLDAIWEAEPIVEIDDEAYYDYQVNRPVIRQIDGVTRELVWPSMRISHCRPPGSERDVVLMHGVEPNMRWRTFCAELLAIADKLNVQTVVILGALLADTPHTRPVPVSGAAYSSESAKFFGLEETRYEGPTGIAGVFQDACVQAGIPAVTFWAAVPHYVSQPPNPKATVALLRRVEDVLDIEVPLADLPAAAEEWEQAVTEMTAEDDEIAEYVQSLEERGDAEVDMHEVLGKIDGDALAAEFERYLRRRGR